Below is a genomic region from Pan troglodytes isolate AG18354 chromosome X, NHGRI_mPanTro3-v2.0_pri, whole genome shotgun sequence.
ACATTCAGGCGGGGAACCCACCTTTGCCTCTAGCCTGTCTGTGGAAGAAGGACACTCCATTTCTGACACTGTGGCCTCCTCCAGCGAACTTGACAGTAGTGGGAACTCCATGAATGAGGCTGAGGCTGCGGGGCCCCTGGCTGGACTCCAGGCATCAATGCCCCGTGAACGGCGCGATTCAGGTGTTGGGGCCTCACTTACCAGACCCTGCAGGTGAGAGTTTGGGTTGGGATGGGGCGGACGCAGGGTCTCctgttctctctctgtctctgaagCTGATTTCTCAGTCATGAGGCCCAGGGCTAAGTGCTTGGGGGCTGCGTTATCCCCTCACAGCCAGCTCACGAGAGAGAGTACAGGACTTGGGAATCCAGAAAGTTAGGTCCAGAACCTGCCTGTGCTGTGGCCTTGAGGAAATGATgctctcctctctgggcctcagtttcctcatctgtaaagtgagggaGGATGCTAGAGGAGATGGTCTCTGGTCCCCAGCTTTGCCCATTCAGGGTTTCTTGGAGCAGCCCCTCCACGGTAGTCTTGGGATGGGCAGGGGTCTTCACTGCTTATTGGCACTAGATGGGCCTGAGCTCTGTGCCACCCTCCCCAAGAACTTCTTGGCCCCTAAGAAGCTGAGTCCAAGCTTTTTCCACCCTGGGGCCTCAGCAGCAGCACTAGAAAGTGTTCCCAGCTCCCCGCATTTTTTCTTTGGGGAGAAAAAAGGGGACCACAATAACACCTTTTCTAAGGTTTAGCCAAACCTGCTCCTCTGGGCTTCTCCACCCCTCTCACCGCCCCCCACCAGGAAGCTCCGTTGGCATAGCTTCCAGAACTCCCATCGTCCCAGCCTCAACTCAGAGTCGCTGGAGATCAACCGGCAGTTTGCAGGCCAGATCAACCTCCTGCACAAGGGCTCGCTGCTGCGGCTTACCGCGTTCATGGAGAAGTACACTGTGCCCCACAAGCAGGGCTGGGTCTGGTGAGTGGCTCCTGGGCCATGGAGGGTGGGGAACTGCTGACTCAGGTCCACGTCCCCAGGCAGGGTCAGCCCAGGAGGTGGGTGCAGGCAGGCAGGGCCCACAGGCCAGGGGAGCGGTGAGATATGCCAGGAGGCTGGAGGGGCTTGGTGAGGCTGGGTATGGGGCAGAGGACCTGAGGTCCTCCAGCTGTATCTTCTCCATCCCAATCTCTGTGCTGCAACTAGTGAGATTGTCCTAAAATGCAGCTGTGGTTGTCACTCTCCAGATAAACACTTTTCTCTGGCTCCCCATTGTCCAGATTCCCTCCCACCATGACTCCTTCCTGTTCTGGTCCCGCTCCATCCTTCTGGCTCTTTAGCCTACCGCTCCTAAGCAACCCCACCTTACAGACCAGTGGGACCAGTCATCCTTCCGTGAACGTGCTATGATCTTTTTCCTGCCTCTTTGCCTTTGTTTGTGCTGtgctctctgcctggaatgcattTTCCCCATTTCTCCTCTGGGACAATGCCTTCCTATCCCTCAAGAGCCTGCTGAGTTACCACGTCCTCTCCGAAGCCTTCCCTAACTCGCTAGGTACAGTTCCCCTCCCTCAGTGGGTCTTCCCCTAAGTTCTTGGCCTCCTACTGGCCACATGAGTTGTTACTGCCTATTGACACAGTTATCTCCTTGGCCAGACTGAGAGCTCTCTGTGTTCCTCTGTGACTCCCTGGGGCTGGGCCCAAAGCAGGTGCTCAATGAGTGTTGACTCTGGGGCAGTGGTGTGTGCCTTacccccctcaccccacctgaTCCTCTGAGACTGCAGGCAGAGTCTCCAAACTGTGTTCCCCCTATCTGATCACTTGTCATTCTCCCAAACAGGTCAATGCCCAAGTTCATGAGGAGGAACAAGACCCCAGATTACCGGGGACAGCACGTATTTGGGGTGCCACCCCTCATCCACGTGCAGCGCACGGGCCAGCCACTGCCACAGAGCATTCAGCAAGCCATGCGCTACTTGCGCAGCCAGTGCCTGGACCAAGTGAGCCCTCGTGGGGCAGCCTGCCGGGAGAtggtgcaggggtggggtggtggtgggcattGGGCTGAAGGCTGAGGAGCTGGGGAGAGGAACTGCTCTGGCCTTCCCCCTCACTTGGGCTGGTCCACCAGAGGCCTTTGCTGTTCTCAGCAAGGACCAGCAAGGATGAAACTCCTTTCTACTCCTTATGCCCAGCTCTGTGCTACCTTCTTTCTGGCCCAGGCTCTGTAGTCCTTATCTTCTGGGAGCCTGAATTTGCCTAGATCCACCTTTTTCTACTCATCTCCACAAaagcatcttttttcttttgtcctgaAGCTGTAAAAATCCTTCTCTTTGGTTTTCCCATTTGTCTCCTACCCTGCCCCTCAGGAGGCCTGATAAGCTTTGAAGTCTCTGGGATGGCCTAGGCTCCTGACACCCAGTCCAGGGCTGGCCTCACAGTCTGCCTCCTACTCATGCATGttttcctcactccctccctcccctgcatgGAGTAGGTAGGCATCTTCCGCAAGTCTGGGGTCAAGTCCAGGATCCAGAACCTGCGTCAAATGAATGAGACCTCGCCTGACAATGTCTGCTATGAGGGCCAGTCAGCCTACGACGTGGCTGACCTGCTAAAGCAGTATTTCCGGGACCTGCCTGAGCCCATCTTCACCAGCAAGCTCACCACCACTTTCCTCCAGATCTACCAGCGTGAGTCGCCCACTCCTATCCCCAACAACCTGCCCCATTCTCAACCTCCCTGAATCCCAGAACTTGTGGAAGATAAACCTGGTGCAGGCAAATGTAGCTGGACCTGTGAGCTGATGATTGGAACAGTTACTATCTGGAGTTGGAAAGGCCCTTGCAGAGAGACCATTCTGCTTCCCCAAACCCATTATATGGAAGGGTAGACTGAGGCCCTGAGGGAAGAACTACATAAGGTTACACTGTATGTTAGTAATAAAGCTAGATCAAGCACCCAGAGACCTCACAGAACTGACATTTTCCCTTCCCTCTCACCGCTCCCCTTGGGACTGCTGTGCCTTTTGCCCCCTTGGAAACAGGAGGCTGGCTGCTAAGGCCTCTGGGGAAGTAAGGAAGGCTCTTCTTCCATTGCTTCCTCACAGTCCTCCCCAAGGATCAGTGGTTGGCAGCAGCACAAGCCGCCACCTTGCTGCTCCCCGATGAGAACCGAGAGGTGCTACAGACCCTGCTCTACTTCTTAAGTGACATTGCCTCTGCCGAGGAAAACCAGATGACAGCAGGCAACCTGGCAGTGTGCCTGGCGCCCTCCATCTTCCACCTCAATGTCTCTAAGAAGGATAGCCCCTCTCCCAGGTGAAATGGTGCACGGCATGTCAGGGCCGGGCCGGGTCCAGACAATTTGGGCCCCACTGGACTTTTGGCTTTTGATGGCTGGCACTGCTGTGTCTCAGCCTCACCACAAGGAGTGAGCCTGACTCCTCAGGGGCCCTGGGCTGGTGGGATGCTGTGGAGCAGGGCCTTCCAAAAGGCGGCAGGTTGTTTTGTGGTCAGGTTTGGCAAAGTGGCTTCCTGGCAGCTAGAAGGCAGCCTGTCTGCCATCTTGTCTTGTGCTCTTGTGCCATCTCTCCTCTCACCACCTCCTGCTCCATCTAGGATCAAGAGCAAACGCAGCCTCATTGGCAGGCCAGGCCCTAGGGACCTGAGTGACAACATGGCAGCCACCCAGGGCCTGTCGCACATGATCAGTGACTGCAAGAAACTTTTCCAGGTGAGTAACCCCAGGCCATGGCACCTACTTACCAGACCTGGGGGAACCATCAGGCCTGACCTCGGTGCCCCAAGTCAGGGATAGGACCCAATTTGACACATACCCCTCAAGCCTATACCCCCAACTCTTCCCCCACAATGTTTCTCATCTACCTTGCTGTGGTAGCTGCACCTCTCCACTGCCCTTAACATGAACCTGACAGACCCCATGGGGTCTCCTGCTCTCTGGAGCTGCAGCCCATTGTGTGTGTGCCCTCTCAGGTGCCCCAGGACATGGTGCTGCAGCTGTGCAGCTCCTACAGCGCAGCTGAGCTCAGCCCTCCCGGCCCAGCCCTGGCTGAGCTGCGTCAGGCCCAAGCTGCAGGGGTAAGCCTGAGCCTCTACATGGAAGAGAATATCCAGGACCTGCTGCGTGATGCTGCTGAGCGCTTCAAGGGCTGGATGAGCGTGCCAGGGCCCCAGCACACGGAGCTGGCTTGCAGGAAGGTGAGTGCCACACCACGGGTGGCTGCTATGGGGCTGGGAGAGCATGGTGCAGGCAAGGGGAGTCAGAGAACCCAAAGGAAGGAGCCGGGGAGGAGCTGCCCCCCGAGTCTCGCCGTGCCTCGGCCTGGTCCTTGGAGAATGTCAGAAAGTCAAGAAAGTACCTTAAGGAATCAAGAACCAAATGAGACCAAGGGAACTCTCTCAGGAACCACCTGCCAGAATGACCTTCCAAAAGCCCCGTTCCAGATACGATGCTGCTTTGATAGCCTCAACTCCCATCTCTCCCTGCCCCGCAGTCCAGCTGAATCCTTGCATTTGCACCTTTGTGCGGTCCTGCTGCCTGGACTGCCCTGACCCCAAGCATTACGTCTCCCGAGTCACCTTTAGCGACAACGGAATGTGTTCCTCCTCCATTCAGAACCTTCTGTCATGCCCCAGGATGGAGGGGATTTCTCTCTGTTCCCCTCTGGGCACTGGTCATGCTCTTTCTTGGACATGGATTCTGAGTAAGATTGCAAGCCTGAAGTGTCCTGTGTAAAAAAACGGTCATAACAAAACCTTCCATGTAGGATCAGGGTGAGTGTGAATGCCTGGTACATACTAAAGGTTCTGTAAGTGGCAGCTTTTGTTGTGCATGTGTTTTACTGCCTGTGCTAGATGGCGAGCTCCTTGACAATCACCATCTTCCTGCACCTCCAAGCACTGTGCCCATCATGGTAGGGCCTGAGAGGCCTCTGAGAATGTGCGCCCCGTCATCTCTTTATGCTGTCTAACAGACTGAAAAGCAGACatccagaaaagagagagagagggcagggAGCATGGGAGCACTGTCTCAGTCTGGCCAGCGCTAGCAGAGGAGCTCTGCAGCCTACCCTATTAAGCCTCAGGCCCTGCAGTTTGAGGCCTGGACTTAGGGCTGGAGTCAGAGTTCTCCAGCCCTGACAGCTGCCTCCATCCCCACTCCTGTGGCTCACAGGCACCGGATGGGCACCCCCTGCGGCTATGGAAGGCATCCACAGAGGTGGCAGCCCCCCCAGCTGTGGTGCTGCATCGTGTTCTCCGGGAGCGGGCCCTCTGGGATGAGGATCTGCTGCGGGCCCAGGTGCTGGAAGCCCTGATGCCGGGTGTGGAGCTGTACCACTATGTCACCGACAGCATGGCACCCCATCCCTGCCGCGACTTTGTGGTGCTTCGGTGAGGGGCTGCAGCTGCTACCCTTCTGTGCTTGGGGGGCCGGAGAAGTGGGGTGGAAACCAGCACTAGGAATCTGAGCCTACGTGTCCCTTCTCCAATAGGATGTGGCGCTCTGACCTGCCTCGTGGGGGTTGCCTGCTTGTCTCCCAGTCCCTGGATCCGGAACAACCTGTGCCAGAGTCGGGTGTGCGAGCCCTCATGCTCACGTCCCAGTACCTCATGGAGCCTTGCGGCTTGGGCCGCTCTCGGCTCACACACATCTGCCGGGCTGACCTCAGGTATCAGGCCTGGGACAGCCTGCTCGACCCCCTTGGCCTTGagcccctcccctgcctctgcccctgctTTCTGCCCCATGCTATTGATCCCTGGGGCTGGGGACaagtcctttcttccttctccctggtGAGGGCTCTGGGGAAAAATCCATTGCTCATGCCTGGTTTCTTCTGCTTCCCTAGGGGCCGTTCTCCTGACTGGTACAACAAAGTCTTTGGACACCTGTGTGCCATGGAAGTGGCAAAGATCCGGGACTCCTTCCCCACCCTGCAGGCAGCGGGCCCTGAAACAAAGCTGTGAGCCTTGGGCTGGTCCCAGGGTGGCACCACCCAGGCCCCCTGGGCACCAAGGGAGCGAGGGGGAATAAGAGCAGGGCAGCCCCCTGGGTGCCGCTgtcaggagcagagccaggcccagGTGGCTCCAGCTGCCTGTCCTGTCCCCTTTCCTAAAGCTCCTCTGCACATagaggggagaaaaagagaatttagGTAACTCCACTCCCCCTTCACCCCCAACCCTGTATTCTACTCTCCCGAAGAGAGAAGAGAATCGCATGAGTAGCAAGACTGCTGCCACCAGCCACCTGCTTGTGAGGCCGCCACTTGGCATGAAGCCTCCACAGCTCCCCGCCTGCAGGGGCAAAGAGGTCGACAGCAATGTGTGATCCCAGCTCTCTGCCAGACTGAGAGGGCAAGCCGTCTTGTTTGCTGCAAGGATGCTTTTGAGGTTGGACAGGAGGTTCTGGTCCTGCCTTTGGGGCCAACGCTGGCTCTGAAGTGTCTTTTTCAGAGGAATTGGACTGGAGTGAATGGGCACAGGGGTGGAGCGCAGGGCAGCCCCAGTCACCACGAGCTGTTTCATTTGTGTAAATACGATGCTGAATTTTATGAGGCTGAGTTAAGAGTGGGCACTGACGGGCCCCTAATATGTGACATGACGATTTGGCATAGATTGGGATGTGAGAGTGGAGTACCTTCCTTTCTCAAGTCTCGAGATGCCAGTGAAACCAGTATTCCCTGACTTGGGTTTCACACTTTATCGACCACCCCATGGGGTCCTGTGTAGCCTTTGGCCACGCACTGACACTGCCCAGGCCAAGCAAAAGCAGAGTGTGGTTAAGAGACAAGGGTCTATGTCATCATCCCTTTTGCTTATGATAGTGGGCTAACATAACAGCCCCTTTCTCAAGCAGAGACCTGGCCCCTGGGCCAGCCAGATGGAAGGGCCTATCTTAGCCAGCTGGAGCTTAAGCCAAACCTGTTCTGTCCCACTGGCCAGCCATCTTTGCTCACGTGGAAATTCAAATGCCATTCAAAGGCCACTGgtgctttatttttctgtctgctGAGTAAACTGAAATGAGATGGGTCCCAACCACCACTGTAATTTTCAAGCCTATTTTATTTGTACCTGTAAATACTGtacagctaatatatatatatatatatatgtgtgtgtgtgtgtgtatgtgtgtttatagagatacacacacatatatacatacatatatatgtatgtgtatatatacacacacatatatatacacacacgcatttgcacagacacacacatatatcaatTCTCATGAGTGTATTATAATCTCTGGTGGGGGCAAGTGTCTGGAAGGCCTGAGGGGCACTTCAGATGAGAATGGAGAGATAGGGAGCCAGGTGCAGCAGGATCCTTCAGATCAATAAAGCATTACCAGAGATGCACTTTAACTGTGTGGCTGTCTTTGCTGACAATGGGCTAGGGACTGGGGACTGGGGTTGTGACTGAGGCTTCAGTGTTAGGGCTCAGAGCATTAAGCATTCACCCCACCCTCTGCTGAGTCCTAGCTTACCGGCAGCAGGACTTGGGTGAGTCCACAAGAGGAATGGGGAGGGCCTCAGCTCTTCTCTTTGGAGAGGGAtttgcagccaggcatggtggtggggggtggggcagagAAGGGGTGGAAAGTTAGCCAGAACTTGGGCAGAAGCTGCAAACCCCATCTCATGACCTGGCCACAAGCATGACCTCAGGCATCCTAGGGAGAGATGAGCCTGGCTAAGCGGCCATTCCTTCCCCTTCTAAACAGCTTGAATGAAGAGTGAAGTCCCAGCCCCAGGAGGCTTAGGGGGCCCTGTGCCACCTGTAAGCCAACCTAAGAGGTCGGAGTGCCTTAAGGCAGCCTCTGGTCTGGCTCCAGTGACCAGCAAAGCCCAGGGGGCTAGAGAGACCCTCTCATCTTGACTTCCCCAAAGGAAGGGGCTTTCCTCTATCATGTTATATGGCCATAAAATTCCCAGGCTCCGAagagcagctagagagaaagtcCAGGCTTTGGACGTTTGCATCCCTGAAGTGCTGTCAGTAGCCTGGGCAGGGAAGCCCTGCTCTCTGGGTACCTCAACCTCCTCATGGGTCAAACGAGGCCAGTCATACCTCTCCACAAGCCTGTCTCAGTAAGTGTTCAGGTTGCACCACCCAAGTCTGCACTCCGACCCGGCCTGAACAGTGAGGTGCCTGTCCAGTCCCGCTGCTCTATCGCCTCCTTCCATTCTCTCTTGGGTTCAGTTGTCCCTACATGCCTTGTCCTTTCTTCACTGCTGCCACCTAGGGGTCTTGGCTAGCCCTGGAAGTGAGTGAGGTAGAGCAGAGGACCCAGTCAGCCCCTTACCTTTGGGAAAACTAAATGGAGGTGCCTTGTGTGTGAGTATGGGCTGGGAGATCACTCTGGTGGTGCTGGGCTTAAGGGACACCAGTGTGATTTTCTGGCCAGTAGTTCCTAAGGAAGGCATTGGGGCTTTCTGGCCCAAGCACTGCCCACCTTCTTTTGGAAGGAGGTTGGTGGTAGGGTACAGAGGATGGGACTCAGCACTCAGGTGATGGTTGCTAGGAGATGGATAAAGAGGAGGGAGGCTCTTGGAAGGGCCAGAGAGTTCCCCCAACCTTGCAGCTCTGGACTCTGCTACCCTGACCCAGTAGCCCAGTGTCTGGCATTATGGAAGAGGTAGCTCCAAGTAGGAGAGCTTCTGTTGGGCCTTAACATCATCCTGTGTGAAGCAGAGCTCCCATCCCTCATCTCTGCCTACTCTACTGTGCCTCTAGATGTAGGAATGAGTTTCATGATGAGGTTGCCCAGGCCTCTCATTCCCACCCACAAAGCAAGCACCACCCCTGGCCATTTCTAGCCCTGAGTCTTGTACCTCTGCCCACCCCAAGTAGGCTTCATTGCCCTGGTGCCAGAGAACGTGCCTTCAAATTCCCAGCCCTGCTGCCCATAGTCTACTCTTGTGCTCTCCCTCACCCACTGCCTCAAAGAAGCCAGGCCGCAGGGGAATCCTGCATAGAAATCTAACAATCTGCCTGTGAGCTTTGACTATTGTTTCCTAGTCTCCAGTGCCCTGTTGCCAGAGTGGCTGAGGGTAGATGGTGGTCAGACCCAGGCTCAAATCTAGCTATATaatttcctggctgtgtgaccttaagtgGCACATTTAACATTTCTGATTTCCCTCTCAGAAAATAAGGGTAAGAATCATTTATATCTTGTAAGGTTGTTGTCAAGGTTAAATGAGCCAATAGTTGTGAACGTGGTtgcacagtgccttgcacatagcAGACATCAAAATATGGCAGCCCCCCGCCTGCCCCGTGTCTTTCCTGCCAGTGAGACTCCATAGGGAGAACTTGGTCCCCTCATCTGGGATCTCCAGCTCCAAGATAGTGAGGAGTGGGTGGGTTCTTCTCCCATCAGGACAAAGATGAGCAGCCAGCATCTGCCCATTGTCAGTGAAGACAATGAAGAAGCATGTTGCAATGGAGACTTCATGGGGGGACGGCACCATGCAAGTGGGCCCCAGTGGTGTGGATGGAGCAGAACATACTGGTATAGGCAAAGATGATGGCAATGACAGCCAGGAGCTTTACATCTATTCGTAACAAAGCTTCCGAGTTCCTTGCTCAAGgcctgggggggtggggggcggtgatGAAAAAAAGCCCAGGGCAGTCTGGCATGGAGATAACACAGGGGATAGGGCTGGGGCTATGGAGATCCAGGGAACTTCAATAGCTTATGGCCCTCACCCAGTGATGGAGAGGAGTCAGCAATCAGGGCCATCAACAGGGCAGGCAAACAGTAGAACTCAGAGACGGGCATGGGGACTCCATTGCATGAAGCTGCAGTCAATAGGGAAAAATGTCTCAGAAAGTGGCTTGGGGCTGGCAACCAATGCAATGCTTTCTGGGGAGAAAATCACTCGTGAGCCAGTTGGTAGCAGGGTCTGAATATTAGCTACCCACCAGGTGCCAAGGAGGCAATCAGAGCAACACTTTCCGCTTCATCAAGGGCCAGATAAACTGGTCAGGAAGCTGGCAGCTTGGCCCCTGCCCATTATGTCCCCATCTTCACTCAAGAAACTGGTAGAGTGGAATAGCCCCGGGCAGCTGAACTTGCACGTGCATCAAGCTGGAGAGGAAAGCAGATGCCATTGTTGCCATGGCAGTTGCCCAAGGGGCCACagcaccaatggaacagaatagagaatgcagaaacaaatccacacacctacagtgaactcacttttgacaaaggtgccaagcaCATACACTGAGGAagagacagtttcttcaataaatgctgctgggaaaactggatctcCATATGCAGAATGA
It encodes:
- the STARD8 gene encoding stAR-related lipid transfer protein 8 isoform X2, yielding MPLLDVFWSCFRKVKCFPLLQVKKNAEAEAKRACEWLRATGFPQYVQLFEEGSFPLDIGSVKKNHGFLDEDSLGALCRRLMTLNNCASMKLEVHFQSKQNEDSEEEEQCTISSHWAFQQESKCWSPMGSSDLLAPPSPGLPVTSSCESVLTELSATSLPVITVSLPPEPADLPLPGCAPSSSDRPLLSPTQGQEGPQDKAKKRHRNRSFLKHLESLRRKEKSGSQQAEPKHSPATSEKVSKASSFRSCRGFLSAGFYRAKNWAATSAGGSGANTRKAWEAWPVASFRHPQWTHRGDCLVHVPGDHKPGTFPRSLSIESLCPEDGHRLADWQPGRRWGCEGRRGSCGSTGSHASTYDNLPELYPAEPVMVGAEAEDEDDEESGGSYAHLDDILQHVWGLQQRVELWSRAMYPDLGPGDEEEEEATSSVEIATVEVKCQAEALSQMEVPAHGESPAWAQAEVQPAVLAPAQAPAEAEPLAQEEAEAPAPALAPAPAQDSEQEAHSGGEPTFASSLSVEEGHSISDTVASSSELDSSGNSMNEAEAAGPLAGLQASMPRERRDSGVGASLTRPCRKLRWHSFQNSHRPSLNSESLEINRQFAGQINLLHKGSLLRLTAFMEKYTVPHKQGWVWSMPKFMRRNKTPDYRGQHVFGVPPLIHVQRTGQPLPQSIQQAMRYLRSQCLDQVGIFRKSGVKSRIQNLRQMNETSPDNVCYEGQSAYDVADLLKQYFRDLPEPIFTSKLTTTFLQIYQLLPKDQWLAAAQAATLLLPDENREVLQTLLYFLSDIASAEENQMTAGNLAVCLAPSIFHLNVSKKDSPSPRIKSKRSLIGRPGPRDLSDNMAATQGLSHMISDCKKLFQVPQDMVLQLCSSYSAAELSPPGPALAELRQAQAAGVSLSLYMEENIQDLLRDAAERFKGWMSVPGPQHTELACRKAPDGHPLRLWKASTEVAAPPAVVLHRVLRERALWDEDLLRAQVLEALMPGVELYHYVTDSMAPHPCRDFVVLRMWRSDLPRGGCLLVSQSLDPEQPVPESGVRALMLTSQYLMEPCGLGRSRLTHICRADLRGRSPDWYNKVFGHLCAMEVAKIRDSFPTLQAAGPETKL